From the Bradyrhizobium ontarionense genome, the window TTCAACCCGACGTCATCAGCCGGTAGCCGATGCCGCGCACCGCCTGCAGGAACAGCGGATTGGCCGGATCGCTCTCCAGCTTGCGGCGCAGGCGGTTGATCTGCACGTCGACGGCGCGCTCGTTGACGGTGCCGTTGCCGGTCAGCGCGCCGCGCGGCACGGTCTCACCGCGGGCATTGGCGAGGATGCGCAGCATCTCGCGCTCGCGGTCGGTGAGGTGGACGATCTCCTCGCCCTGCTTCAGCTCGCCGCGCGACAGATGATAGACGAACGGCCCGAAGGTGATCTGCTCGATGACCTCCTCGGCCGGCGGCGGCGCCGCGCGCTTGAGGATGTTGCCGATTCGCAGCGCGAGTTCTCTTGGTTCGAAAGGCTTGGCGACGTAGTCGTCGGCGCCGAGCTGCAGGCCTTCGATGCGGCTGTCCGGCTCGGCGCGCGCGGTCAGCATCACGATCGGCACGGAAGACTGGGTGCGGATGAAGCGGGCGAGATCGAAGCCGCTCTCGCCCGGCATCATCACGTCGAGGATCAGCAGATCGAAATGCAGGCCGGTGAGCTTGGCGCGGGCATCGCTCGCGCTCGCCGCCGTCGTGACGCGATAGCCTTCGCCGCGCAGGAAGCGCGACAAGAGATCGCGGATGCGGCGGTCGTCGTCGACGAGCAGCAGATGCGGCGCGTCGTCGGCCGGCGTCTGCGGCGGGCGGGTGGCGATGGCGGCAATCGACACGGT encodes:
- a CDS encoding response regulator, coding for MTVSIAAIATRPPQTPADDAPHLLLVDDDRRIRDLLSRFLRGEGYRVTTAASASDARAKLTGLHFDLLILDVMMPGESGFDLARFIRTQSSVPIVMLTARAEPDSRIEGLQLGADDYVAKPFEPRELALRIGNILKRAAPPPAEEVIEQITFGPFVYHLSRGELKQGEEIVHLTDREREMLRILANARGETVPRGALTGNGTVNERAVDVQINRLRRKLESDPANPLFLQAVRGIGYRLMTSG